A genome region from Cucurbita pepo subsp. pepo cultivar mu-cu-16 chromosome LG02, ASM280686v2, whole genome shotgun sequence includes the following:
- the LOC111789226 gene encoding squamosa promoter-binding-like protein 1, protein METGYGGEACQLYGMGSRDLRAAVGKKSLEWDLNDWKWDGDLFIARPLNLVESDHLGSQVFPIVSGIPLTGGSSNSSSSCSDEANTGIEKGKREVEKRRRDNVMEDENLNDEARSLSLKVGGNGCQIVEKEAGNWEGSSGKKTKLSGGNSSRAVCQVEDCGADLSNAKDYHRRHKVCEMHSKASNALVANVMQRFCQQCSRFHVLQEFDEGKRSCRRRLAGHNKRRRKNNPDNVVNGNSPPDEQTSSYLLLTLMRILANLHSNGSNKTTDQDLLSNLIRILACQSGEHGGKNRSGILHEPQNLLNGAKSDLVCTFLSNGPQVPLRSSKQPDTIPISETPVQATVRGGDTPAISSVKPSTSNSPPAYSEIRDNTVGQCKMMNFDLNDVYVDSDDGMEDIERQARPVVHMGTSSLECPSWVQQDSHQSSPPQTSGNSDSASAHSPSSSAGEAQSRTDRIILKLFGKAPNDFPHVLRAQVLNWLSHSPTEIESYIRPGCVVLTIYLRQTEAAWNDLCHDLSTSLNRLLDVSDEAFWRTGWVYVRVQHQIAFVYHGQVVVDTSLPLRNKNYCRITSVNPVAVPLSKKAIFSVKGINLTRSTTRLLCAIEGTYLTQEASDDSTESDDNSNARDDSQCVTFSCSIPVVYGRGFIEAEDDGLSSSSFPFIVAEEDVCTEICTLQSALEFTEICSNSGETTELEGRSNAMEFIHEIGWLFHRNHLKSRLGNLDPNENLFSLSRFKWLVEFSMDHDWCAVVKKLLDVLLDGTVDFGDHPSLNFALTEMSLLHRAVRKNSRSLVELLLGYPSKVKDSSSSDGSTSSFLFRPDVVGPAGLTPLHIAAGKDDSMDVLDALTNDPGMVGVEAWKSARDVTGSTPEDYARLRGHYSYIRLVQRKINKRSSAGHVVLDIPSTVSDGSWNQKQNTDMMTSSRFEIGRTKLKHSQQDCSRCVMKPSGFGTSSKASLVYRPAMLSMVAIAAVCVCVALLFKSSPEVLYVFRPFRWELLEYGTS, encoded by the exons ATGGAGACTGGTTATGGAGGTGAAGCTTGTCAATTGTATGGTATGGGGTCTAGGGATTTGAGGGCTGCTGTTGGGAAGAAGAGCCTTGAATGGGATTTGAATGATTGGAAATGGGATGGAGATCTTTTTATTGCTAGGCCTTTAAATTTGGTGGAGTCTGATCATTTAGGTAGCCAAGTTTTTCCAATTGTCTCTGGGATTCCCTTGACCGGTGGCTCGTCGAACAGTTCGTCGTCGTGTTCTGATGAAGCTAATACGGGGATCgagaaagggaaaagggaagTGGAGAAGAGAAGGAGGGATAATGTTATGGAAGATGAGAATCTTAATGATGAAGCTCGTAGTTTGAGTTTGAAGGTTGGTGGAAATGGTTGTCAAATTGTTGAGAAAGAAGCAGGGAATTGGGAAGGAAGTAGTGGCAAGAAGACTAAACTAAGCGGGGGAAACTCGAGTCGTGCGGTTTGCCAGGTAGAGGACTGTGGAGCTGATCTTAGCAATGCTAAAGATTATCACAGAAGACATAAAGTCTGTGAAATGCATTCGAAGGCGAGTAATGCGCTCGTTGCTAACGTTATGCAGCGATTCTGTCAACAATGTAGCAG GTTCCATGTTCTTCAGGAGTTCGATGAAGGAAAACGGAGTTGTCGAAGGCGTTTGGCTGGCCATAATAAGCgcagaagaaagaacaatccTGATAATGTTGTTAATGGAAACTCCCCACCTGATGAGCAGACTAGTAGCTATTTACTGTTAACTCTAATGCGAATACTTGCAAATTTGCACT CCAATGGATCAAACAAGACCACAGACCAAGATCTTCTTTCGAATCTTATACGGATCCTTGCCTGTCAATCTGGTGAGCACGGCGGTAAAAACCGATCTGGGATTCTGCATGAACCTCAGAATTTGCTGAACGGGGCTAAATCCGATCTAGTTTGTACTTTTCTCTCAAATGGTCCTCAGGTACCTTTGAGATCTTCTAAACAACCTGACACGATACCGATATCCGAGACACCAGTACAAGCAACTGTTCGAGGTGGAGATACACCAGCTATATCTTCTGTAAAACCAAGCACTTCAAACAGCCCTCCCGCGTATTCAGAAATCAGGGACAATACGGTTGGACAGTGCAAAATGATGAACTTTGATTTGAACGATGTTTATGTCGACTCGGACGATGGCATGGAAGACATTGAGAGACAAGCACGCCCAGTAGTGCATATGGGAACAAGTTCTCTTGAATGTCCTTCTTGGGTGCAACAAGACTCTCATCAGTCAAGCCCTCCTCAAACTAGTGGAAATTCAGATTCAGCATCTGCCCATTCACCTTCTAGCTCTGCTGGAGAAGCTCAG AGCCGTACAGATCGGatcattttgaaattgttCGGGAAAGCACCAAATGATTTTCCTCACGTTTTACGAGCTCAG GTTCTCAATTGGTTATCACATAGTCCCACAGAGATAGAGAGCTATATCAGGCCTGGTTGTGTTGTTCTAACAATATACCTACGACAGACTGAGGCTGCATGGAACGAT CTTTGCCATGACCTCAGTACCAGTTTGAATAGGCTTCTTGATGTTTCCGACGAAGCTTTCTGGAGAACTGGATGGGTTTACGTTCGGGTTCAGCATCAAATAGCTTTCGTTTATCATG GTCAGGTCGTAGTCGACACATCCTTGCCTCTTAGAAACAAGAATTACTGTCGTATCACAAGCGTAAACCCCGTTGCCGTTCCTTTATCTAAGAAGGCTATATTTTCGGTTAAAGGAATAAACTTGACCCGATCGACAACTAG GTTACTATGTGCAATTGAAGGGACATATCTTACTCAGGAAGCTTCAGATGATTCAACAGAAAGTGATGATAACTCAAACGCACGAGACGACAGCCAATGCGTAACCTTTTCTTGCTCGATTCCTGTCGTCTATGGAAGGGGATTCATCGAG GCTGAAGATGATGGTTTGAGCAGCAGTTCCTTTCCTTTTATAGTTGCAGAAGAGGATGTTTGTACAGAGATCTGCACACTTCAAAGTGCTTTAGAATTTACTGAAATATGTTCAAATTCTGGGGAAACTACGGAGCTGGAAGGAAGGAGTAATGCAATGGAGTTTATCCATGAAATTGGTTGGCTGTTTCATAGAAATCACTTGAAGTCTAGATTAGGTAACTTGGATCCTAACGAAAATCTCTTTTCGCTGTCACGGTTCAAGTGGCTCGTCGAGTTCTCCATGGACCATGATTGGTGTGCTGTGGTTAAAAAGCTCTTGGATGTCCTTCTTGATGGGACTGTGGACTTTGGAGATCACCCGTCGTTGAATTTTGCGTTGACCGAAATGAGTCTACTTCACCGAGCAGTGAGAAAAAACAGCCGGTCGTTGGTCGAGCTCCTTTTGGGTTACCCTTCAAAAGTGAAGGACTCATCAAGTTCTGATGGATCGACCAGTAGCTTCCTGTTTAGACCTGATGTCGTTGGCCCGGCCGGGTTGACCCCTCTTCACATTGCAGCTGGTAAAGATGATTCCATGGATGTTCTCGATGCGTTAACTAATGATCCGGGAATG GTAGGAGTTGAGGCTTGGAAGAGTGCTCGAGACGTCACAGGCTCGACACCTGAGGATTACGCTCGTTTGCGTGGCCATTACTCGTATATTCGTCTCGTCCAGAGGAAAATCAACAAGAGATCTTCAGCTGGGCATGTGGTGCTGGACATTCCTAGTACTGTCTCAGATGGTAGCTGGAACCAGAAGCAGAACACTGATATGATGACCTCCTCCAGGTTTGAGATTGGTAGGACAAAACTAAAGCATTCTCAGCAGGATTGCAGCCGTTGTGTTATGAAACCGAGCGGTTTCGGAACGTCGTCTAAAGCGTCTCTGGTCTACCGGCCTGCAATGCTTTCAATGGTGGCCATTGCtgctgtgtgtgtgtgtgtggcgCTCTTATTCAAAAGCTCGCCCGAGGTTCTCTATGTCTTCCGCCCGTTCCGATGGGAACTACTAGAATACGGTACTAGTTAG